A stretch of the Marasmius oreades isolate 03SP1 chromosome 8, whole genome shotgun sequence genome encodes the following:
- a CDS encoding uncharacterized protein (BUSCO:EOG0926229Z) has protein sequence MNFSSIVVLDNGGHTIKTGLVTSQEIKPSPHLIPNAIVRSKGDKMTYFGHELERCRDYSSLHYRLPLEKGYIVDWDAQKAIWDGVFSDQVLGINTTQSSLILTEPYFNLPNIQEVYDQFIFEEYEFSSYYRCTPASLIPYGQLFSVAGLPQPECMTVVDTGFSFTHVIPILKGKIVWNAVKRLDVGGKLLTNHLKELVSFRQWNMMDETYIMNDVKETCCYVSQNFKNDLEMTRLDPKNNSIVQQYVLPDLSVRKQGRIRKPEDIVPESDQVLVMNNERFSVPELIFRPDDIALDQCGLAEAIAVSISLLPEDLRGLFWANIGLIGGNSKFIGFRQRLLSEVQPFVPAGYNVCIYECDDPITEAYKSALNVSSSSDFISKAVVTRAEYLEKGSNASWERFRDWRNAKPTTEILDGMLDEESTIGTSAASASKEGRDSRTSTTVDGSNTSVGSKVSKTRSSGRIVVGGRAR, from the exons ATGAATTTCAGTAGCATCGTCGTGCTTGACAATGGCGGACATACAATTAAGACCGGCCTTGTTACAAGCCAGGAAATCAAACCTTCTCCACA CCTGATTCCGAATGCCATCGTCCGTTCAAAGGGGGACAAGATGACCTACTTCGGCCACGAGCTAGAAAGATGTAGAGACTATTCCTCTTTGCATTATCGTTTACCTCTGGAGAAG GGATATATTGTCGACTGGGATGCCCAGAAAGCGATATGGGACGGTGTATTCTCCGACCAAGTTTTGGGC ATCAACACGACTCAATCATCTTTGATATTGACGGAGCCCTATTTCAATCTTCCTAATATCCAGGAGGTATATGATCAATTCATATTTGAAGAGTACGAGTTCTCCTCATATTACAGATGTACCC CCGCGTCTTTGATACCTTACGGACAATTGTTCTCAGTTGCAGGTTTACCTCAACCCGAATGTATGACAGTAGTGGACACCGGCTTCAGTTTCACACATGTCATTCCCATTTTAAAGGGCAAAATCGTCTGGAATGCTGTCAAAAG GCTAGATGTTGGCGGGAAGTTATTGACCAATCATCTCAAAGAATTAGTCTCATTCCGACAATGGAATATGATGGACGAGACGTACATCATGAACGATGTCAAAGAAACTTGTTGTTACGTCTCTCAGAACTTTAAAAATGACCTTGAAATGACTAG GCTGGACCCCAAAAATAATTCTATAGTACAGCAATATGTTCTTCCCGACTTATCGGTCCGCAAACAAGGTCGCATTCGAAAACCAGAGGACATCGTCCCCGAATCAGATCAGGTCCTTGTGATGAATAACGAACGGTTTTCTGTCCCTGAACTCATTTTCCGTCCAGATGACATTG CTCTAGATCAATGTGGCTTAGCGGAGGCAATAGCTGTTTCTATCTCGCTTCTACCAGAAGATTTACGCGGCTTGTTTTGGGCGAATATCGGGTTAATTGGGGGAAACTCGAAATTTATCGGCTTCCGACAGCGTTT GTTGTCCGAGGTTCAGCCCTTTGTTCCTGCAGGGTATAACGTCTGCATTTATGAGTGCGATGA TCCAATAACAGAAGCGTACAAGTCTGCTCTTAACGTTTCCTCATCGTCGGATTTCATAAGTAAGGCGGTCGTCACTCGGGCTGAATATTTGGAAAAAGGCAGTAATGCGTCATGGGAGAGGTTTCGCGACTGGAGAAATGCAAAACCTACTACAGAGATATTAGACGGGATGCTCGATGAGGAATCGACTATCGGCACGTCAGCAGCGTCCGCGTCAAAGGAAGGACGGGACTCTCGAACTTCGACAACCGTTGACGGAAGTAATACCTCGGTTGGGAGCAAAGTTTCGAAAACGAGAAGTAGCGGGCGTATTGTGGTAGGCGGGAGGGCCCGGTAG